A window of Nicotiana tabacum cultivar K326 chromosome 24, ASM71507v2, whole genome shotgun sequence contains these coding sequences:
- the LOC107761426 gene encoding phospholipase A1-IIgamma-like, which yields MACMAEKWEQLSGKNNWEGLLNPLDLDLRRYIIQYGELAQATYDTFITEKASKYAGASRYSMENLFTGVGLDPLKYRVTKFFYATSSIPLPDAFVVKSLSREAWSKESNFMGYVAVATDEGKVSLGRRDIVINWRGTMQNLEWVNDFQFLLVPAPKVFGDGGLLPLFQPLVHHGFYNIYTSESSRSQFNKTCVRDQVIEEVKRLVEEYKNEDVSITVTGHSLGASLATLNAVDITFNGINKTTEGKEFPVTAFVFASPKVGDFNFHKAFSKLNNLHILRIHNVLDIVPKYPPIGYIDVGKELMIDTTKSPYVKPPGDIVSWHLLEPYLHGVAGTQGISILAGFKLEVNRNISLVNKMGNILKDEHCIPGLWWVEKHKGMVQQQDGTWLFLDREEYEF from the exons atggCTTGCATGGCTGAGAAATGGGAGCAACTCAGTGGAAAAAATAATTGGGAAGGACTATTAAACCCCTTGGATCTTGATCTTCGTAGATATATCATTCAATATGGAGAATTGGCTCAAGCAACTTACGACACTTTCATTACAGAGAAAGCATCCAAATATGCAGGAGCTAGCAGATACTCGATGGAGAATCTCTTTACTGGGGTTGGACTTGATCCACTCAAGTATCGTGTAACCAAATTTTTCTATGCTACCTCATCCATTCCACTTCCCGATGCTTTCGTTGTTAAATCATTGTCAAGAGAAGCATGGAGTAAAGAATCAAATTTTATGGGGTATGTTGCTGTGGCTACTGATGAAGGTAAAGTTTCACTAGGAAGGAGGGATATTGTGATTAATTGGAGAGGAACAATGCAGAACTTAGAATGGGTGAATGACTTTCAATTTCTACTTGTCCCAGCACCCAAAGTTTTTGGTGATGGGGGTTTGCTTCCTTTGTTTCAACCTTTGGTGCATCACGGCTTCTATAATATTTATACATCAGAAAGTTCACGATCACAGTTTAATAAGACTTGTGTCAGGGATCAG GTAATTGAAGAAGTGAAAAGATTGGTTGAGGAATATAAGAATGAAGATGTCAGCATAACAGTGACTGGCCATAGCTTAGGTGCATCACTTGCAACCTTAAATGCAGTTGACATAACTTTCAACGGAATCAACAAAACAACCGAAGGCAAAGAATTTCCAGTGACAGCTTTTGTATTCGCAAGTCCTAAAGTTGGGGATTTCAATTTTCACAAGGCATTTTCCAAGCTGAATAATCTTCATATCTTGAGAATTCATAATGTATTGGATATTGTTCCGAAATACCCACCCATTGGCTATATAGACGTAGGGAAAGAGCTAATGATTGACACCACAAAATCTCCATATGTGAAGCCCCCTGGAGATATTGTTAGTTGGCATTTGTTGGAGCCATACTTGCATGGAGTTGCTGGTACTCAAGGAATTAGTATATTAGCAGGTTTTAAACTAGAAGTGAATCGCAATATCTCGCTTGTCAACAAGATGGGGAATATACTAAAAGATGAACATTGTATTCCTGGGCTTTGGTGGGTTGAGAAGCACAAAGGGATGGTTCAACAACAAGATGGAACTTGGCTTTTCTTGGATCGCGAGGAGTATGAGTTTTGA